A genomic window from Salvia miltiorrhiza cultivar Shanhuang (shh) chromosome 5, IMPLAD_Smil_shh, whole genome shotgun sequence includes:
- the LOC130985945 gene encoding transcription termination factor MTERF4, chloroplastic-like isoform X1: MPLGMKITSCASLARPSLLLVQCDLPAFAFHGPQLISISTPCISSNCMKRCGLVMKIHSSVAGRTRSSTSKGVSLSRGDKYNREQNVNPSFYTHPSLLELKNERIANRARVYEFLKGIGIVPDELDGLELPVTVEVMRERVDFLHKLGLTVEDINNYPLVLGCSVKKNMVPVLDYLGKLGVRKSTFTEFLRRYPQVLHASVVVDLQPVVNYLQGMDIKPNDIPRVLERYPEVLGFKLEGTMSTSVAYLVGIGVARREIGGVLTRYPEILGMRVGRVIKPFVEYLGSLGIPCLAVARLVEKRPHILGFGLAERVKPNVKLLLECNVRQKSLANVIAQYPEIMGIDLEAKLFSNRSFLNSIVETSPEDFGRIMEKMPQSVSLSEKAIVRHVDFLKECGFSVEQVRKMVVGCPQLLALNIDIMKLSFDFFKSAMGRPLDDLVAFPAYFTYGLDSIVKPRHKMIARKGVKCSLAWLLNCSDEKFEDRMNYDSIDLEEMEEDSSFHLDSLMKPRAQASDSDSDINYE, encoded by the exons ATGCCTTTG GGGATGAAGATTACAAGCTGTGCCAGCCTCGCCAGACCAAGTCTTCTGCTCGTGCAGTGCGACTTACCTGCTTTCGCGTTCCATGGACCACAATTAATATCAATCTCGACTCCGTGCATTTCAAGTAATTGTATGAAGAGATGTGGATTGGTAATGAAGATTCATTCCTCTGTTGCTGGCCGAACTCGTTCATCCACCTCCAAAGGTGTATCTTTGTCCAGGGGAGATAAATACAATAGGGAGCAGAATGTAAATCCTTCATTTTACACTCACCCTAGTTTGTTAGAGCTGAAGAATGAAAGGATTGCTAATCGTGCCCGTGTTTATGAGTTCTTGAAGGGTATTGGCATTGTTCCTGATGAGCTCGATGGACTAGAGCTTCCTGTCACCGTTGAGGTCATGAGAGAGCGTGTGGATTTCCTTCACAAGCTAGGTCTTACAGTTGAAGATATTAACAATTACCCTCTTGTTCTTGGCTGCAGTGTGAAGAAAAACATGGTTCCGGTGCTTGATTACCTTGGCAAACTGGGTGTCAGGAAATCTACTTTTACGGAATTCTTGCGCAGGTATCCTCAAGTCCTCCATGCTAGTGTTGTGGTTGACCTTCAACCAGTTGTTAACTATCTTCAGGGCATGGATATTAAGCCTAATGATATTCCTCGAGTCCTGGAGAGATATCCAGAAGTTTTGGGATTCAAACTTGAGGGTACCATGAGTACTTCAGTTGCTTATTTGGTTGGAATTGGAGTAGCCAGGCGTGAGATTGGAGGAGTGTTAACCAGATATCCGGAGATATTGGGTATGCGAGTTGGTCgagtgatcaaaccttttgtGGAGTATTTGGGAAGCTTGGGAATACCTTGCCTAGCTGTTGCTAGGTTGGTTGAGAAGCGGCCTCATATCCTTGGTTTTGGACTTGCTGAGAGGGTGAAACCAAATGTCAAACTGCTTTTAGAGTGTAATGTTAGACAGAAATCACTTGCAAATGTGATTGCTCAATATCCTGAAATTATGGGCATAGACCTGGAAGCAAAGCTTTTCAGTAACCGCAGTTTTCTAAACTCCATCGTGGAAACAAGTCCTGAAGATTTTGGGAGAATCATGGAAAAGATGCCCCAAAGTGTAAGTCTCAGCGAGAAAGCAATCGTGAGACATGTCGATTTCCTAAAGGAATGTGGATTCTCTGTAGAACAAGTGAGGAAGATGGTTGTCGGGTGTCCGCAGTTGTTGGCCTTAAACATTGACATCATGAAGCTAAGCTTTGATTTCTTCAAGTCTGCAATGGGTAGGCCATTGGATGATTTAGTGGCTTTCCCAGCTTACTTCACTTACGGCCTCGATTCCATTGTTAAGCCAAGACATAAGATGATTGCTCGCAAGGGAGTGAAATGTTCACTTGCTTGGCTCCTCAACTGTTCGGATGAGAAATTTGAAGACCGAATGAACTACGACTCAATTGACTTGGAAGAGATGGAGGAAGATTCATCATTTCACCTCGATAGCTTAATGAAACCCAGGGCTCAAGCCTCGGATTCTGACAGCGATATCAACTATGAGTAA
- the LOC130985944 gene encoding protein phosphatase 1 regulatory inhibitor subunit PPP1R8 homolog, translating to MYGRAGLDRFRKAQSSEPFAVTATSATKTAIPPGLGEAVHPTVVSGNQAQGSYLQNQHLSSQNVVKRPFTTDAPPTSVPTQHATPVGGGHSTWQPPDWAIEPRPGVYYLEVLKDGEVLDRINLDKRRHIFGRQFHACDFVLDHQSVSRQHAAVIPHKDGSIYVIDLGSAHGTFVANERLAKDSPVELEAGQSLRFAASTRTYVLRKNNDALFPPPPQPSEIDLPPPPDPSDEEAVLAYNTFINRSLNGLVTPNTLSNSTNSSSSSVNTDGRQLTERASKRIRRTRVAFRDQVGGELVEIVGFSDGADVETEPGPMGVKEGSLVGKYESLVQITVIPKGKEHTPAKQTTSSETGVTEKLQQVLNKVKAPAKSGGIYDDLYGESFSVQVGSSWAHKPVASGSREASPSIIGGNTSGSESNLVNNDDDDDDLFG from the exons ATGTATGGAAGAGCGGGTCTTGATCGTTTCAGGAAAGCACAGTCTTCGGAACCTTTTGCAGTCACTGCTACTTCTGCCACTAAAACAGCCATACCACCTGGTTTAGGAGAAGCTGTCCATCCTACAGTAGTTTCCGGTAATCAAGCTCAAGGATCATATCTGCAGAACCAACATCTAAGTTCTCAGAATGTGGTAAAAAGACCTTTCACAACGGATGCACCCCCAACTTCGGTTCCAACTCAGCATGCGACACCGGTTGGAGGGGGACACTCAACTTGGCAGCCTCCTGATTGGGCAATTGAGCCTCGCCCTGGTGTTTATTATCTTGAAGTTTTGAAGGACGGGGAGGTTCTTGATCGGATTAATTTGGATAAGAGGAGGCATATCTTTGGTCGGCAGTTCCATGCTTGTGATTTTGTGCTTGATCATCAGTCTGTCTCACGTCAGCATGCAGCTGTTATTCCACACAAAGATGGCAG CATATATGTGATTGACTTGGGCTCTGCGCATGGTACATTTGTTGCTAATGAGCGATTGGCCAAAGACTCCCCTGTGGAGCTAGAGGCTGGGCAGTCTCTGCGGTTTGCTGCTTCCACCAGAACATATGTCTTGAGGAAGAACAATGATGCTCTTTTCCCTCCACCTCCACAACCCTCAGAGATTGATTTGCCACCTCCTCCAGATCCTTCTGATGAAGAAGCAGTTCTAGCCTACAATACATTTATTAACCGTTCTTTGAATGGGTTGGTGACACCCAACACATTATCTAATTCGACAAATTCAAGTAGCTCGTCAGTTAACACGGATGGCAGACAGCTAACTGAGAGAGCATCTAAGAGGATCAGGAGAACAAGAGTGGCATTTAGGGACCAGGTTGGGGGTGAGCTCGTTGAAATTGTTGGATTTTCTGATGGAGCTGATGTGGAGACGGAACCTGGTCCTATGGGTGTGAAAGAAGGAAGTCTCGTTGGGAAGTACGAATCGCTCGTACAGATTACAGTAATACCTAAAGGGAAGGAGCATACCCCTGCGAAGCAAACTACCAGTTCTGAAACAGGTGTGACGGAGAAACTTCAACAAGTCTTGAACAAGGTCAAGGCTCCTGCCAAGAGTGGTGGTATATATGATGATCTTTATGGAGAGTCATTTTCTGTCCAAGTTGGCTCTTCTTGGGCACATAAGCCTGTTGCATCTGGTAGTAGGGAAGCTTCTCCTAGTATAATTGGAGGAAATACATCTGGATCTGAAAGTAATTTAGTCaacaatgatgatgatgacgatgatctaTTTGGCTAA
- the LOC130985945 gene encoding transcription termination factor MTERF4, chloroplastic-like isoform X3: MKRCGLVMKIHSSVAGRTRSSTSKGVSLSRGDKYNREQNVNPSFYTHPSLLELKNERIANRARVYEFLKGIGIVPDELDGLELPVTVEVMRERVDFLHKLGLTVEDINNYPLVLGCSVKKNMVPVLDYLGKLGVRKSTFTEFLRRYPQVLHASVVVDLQPVVNYLQGMDIKPNDIPRVLERYPEVLGFKLEGTMSTSVAYLVGIGVARREIGGVLTRYPEILGMRVGRVIKPFVEYLGSLGIPCLAVARLVEKRPHILGFGLAERVKPNVKLLLECNVRQKSLANVIAQYPEIMGIDLEAKLFSNRSFLNSIVETSPEDFGRIMEKMPQSVSLSEKAIVRHVDFLKECGFSVEQVRKMVVGCPQLLALNIDIMKLSFDFFKSAMGRPLDDLVAFPAYFTYGLDSIVKPRHKMIARKGVKCSLAWLLNCSDEKFEDRMNYDSIDLEEMEEDSSFHLDSLMKPRAQASDSDSDINYE; the protein is encoded by the coding sequence ATGAAGAGATGTGGATTGGTAATGAAGATTCATTCCTCTGTTGCTGGCCGAACTCGTTCATCCACCTCCAAAGGTGTATCTTTGTCCAGGGGAGATAAATACAATAGGGAGCAGAATGTAAATCCTTCATTTTACACTCACCCTAGTTTGTTAGAGCTGAAGAATGAAAGGATTGCTAATCGTGCCCGTGTTTATGAGTTCTTGAAGGGTATTGGCATTGTTCCTGATGAGCTCGATGGACTAGAGCTTCCTGTCACCGTTGAGGTCATGAGAGAGCGTGTGGATTTCCTTCACAAGCTAGGTCTTACAGTTGAAGATATTAACAATTACCCTCTTGTTCTTGGCTGCAGTGTGAAGAAAAACATGGTTCCGGTGCTTGATTACCTTGGCAAACTGGGTGTCAGGAAATCTACTTTTACGGAATTCTTGCGCAGGTATCCTCAAGTCCTCCATGCTAGTGTTGTGGTTGACCTTCAACCAGTTGTTAACTATCTTCAGGGCATGGATATTAAGCCTAATGATATTCCTCGAGTCCTGGAGAGATATCCAGAAGTTTTGGGATTCAAACTTGAGGGTACCATGAGTACTTCAGTTGCTTATTTGGTTGGAATTGGAGTAGCCAGGCGTGAGATTGGAGGAGTGTTAACCAGATATCCGGAGATATTGGGTATGCGAGTTGGTCgagtgatcaaaccttttgtGGAGTATTTGGGAAGCTTGGGAATACCTTGCCTAGCTGTTGCTAGGTTGGTTGAGAAGCGGCCTCATATCCTTGGTTTTGGACTTGCTGAGAGGGTGAAACCAAATGTCAAACTGCTTTTAGAGTGTAATGTTAGACAGAAATCACTTGCAAATGTGATTGCTCAATATCCTGAAATTATGGGCATAGACCTGGAAGCAAAGCTTTTCAGTAACCGCAGTTTTCTAAACTCCATCGTGGAAACAAGTCCTGAAGATTTTGGGAGAATCATGGAAAAGATGCCCCAAAGTGTAAGTCTCAGCGAGAAAGCAATCGTGAGACATGTCGATTTCCTAAAGGAATGTGGATTCTCTGTAGAACAAGTGAGGAAGATGGTTGTCGGGTGTCCGCAGTTGTTGGCCTTAAACATTGACATCATGAAGCTAAGCTTTGATTTCTTCAAGTCTGCAATGGGTAGGCCATTGGATGATTTAGTGGCTTTCCCAGCTTACTTCACTTACGGCCTCGATTCCATTGTTAAGCCAAGACATAAGATGATTGCTCGCAAGGGAGTGAAATGTTCACTTGCTTGGCTCCTCAACTGTTCGGATGAGAAATTTGAAGACCGAATGAACTACGACTCAATTGACTTGGAAGAGATGGAGGAAGATTCATCATTTCACCTCGATAGCTTAATGAAACCCAGGGCTCAAGCCTCGGATTCTGACAGCGATATCAACTATGAGTAA
- the LOC130985945 gene encoding transcription termination factor MTERF4, chloroplastic-like isoform X2, protein MKITSCASLARPSLLLVQCDLPAFAFHGPQLISISTPCISSNCMKRCGLVMKIHSSVAGRTRSSTSKGVSLSRGDKYNREQNVNPSFYTHPSLLELKNERIANRARVYEFLKGIGIVPDELDGLELPVTVEVMRERVDFLHKLGLTVEDINNYPLVLGCSVKKNMVPVLDYLGKLGVRKSTFTEFLRRYPQVLHASVVVDLQPVVNYLQGMDIKPNDIPRVLERYPEVLGFKLEGTMSTSVAYLVGIGVARREIGGVLTRYPEILGMRVGRVIKPFVEYLGSLGIPCLAVARLVEKRPHILGFGLAERVKPNVKLLLECNVRQKSLANVIAQYPEIMGIDLEAKLFSNRSFLNSIVETSPEDFGRIMEKMPQSVSLSEKAIVRHVDFLKECGFSVEQVRKMVVGCPQLLALNIDIMKLSFDFFKSAMGRPLDDLVAFPAYFTYGLDSIVKPRHKMIARKGVKCSLAWLLNCSDEKFEDRMNYDSIDLEEMEEDSSFHLDSLMKPRAQASDSDSDINYE, encoded by the coding sequence ATGAAGATTACAAGCTGTGCCAGCCTCGCCAGACCAAGTCTTCTGCTCGTGCAGTGCGACTTACCTGCTTTCGCGTTCCATGGACCACAATTAATATCAATCTCGACTCCGTGCATTTCAAGTAATTGTATGAAGAGATGTGGATTGGTAATGAAGATTCATTCCTCTGTTGCTGGCCGAACTCGTTCATCCACCTCCAAAGGTGTATCTTTGTCCAGGGGAGATAAATACAATAGGGAGCAGAATGTAAATCCTTCATTTTACACTCACCCTAGTTTGTTAGAGCTGAAGAATGAAAGGATTGCTAATCGTGCCCGTGTTTATGAGTTCTTGAAGGGTATTGGCATTGTTCCTGATGAGCTCGATGGACTAGAGCTTCCTGTCACCGTTGAGGTCATGAGAGAGCGTGTGGATTTCCTTCACAAGCTAGGTCTTACAGTTGAAGATATTAACAATTACCCTCTTGTTCTTGGCTGCAGTGTGAAGAAAAACATGGTTCCGGTGCTTGATTACCTTGGCAAACTGGGTGTCAGGAAATCTACTTTTACGGAATTCTTGCGCAGGTATCCTCAAGTCCTCCATGCTAGTGTTGTGGTTGACCTTCAACCAGTTGTTAACTATCTTCAGGGCATGGATATTAAGCCTAATGATATTCCTCGAGTCCTGGAGAGATATCCAGAAGTTTTGGGATTCAAACTTGAGGGTACCATGAGTACTTCAGTTGCTTATTTGGTTGGAATTGGAGTAGCCAGGCGTGAGATTGGAGGAGTGTTAACCAGATATCCGGAGATATTGGGTATGCGAGTTGGTCgagtgatcaaaccttttgtGGAGTATTTGGGAAGCTTGGGAATACCTTGCCTAGCTGTTGCTAGGTTGGTTGAGAAGCGGCCTCATATCCTTGGTTTTGGACTTGCTGAGAGGGTGAAACCAAATGTCAAACTGCTTTTAGAGTGTAATGTTAGACAGAAATCACTTGCAAATGTGATTGCTCAATATCCTGAAATTATGGGCATAGACCTGGAAGCAAAGCTTTTCAGTAACCGCAGTTTTCTAAACTCCATCGTGGAAACAAGTCCTGAAGATTTTGGGAGAATCATGGAAAAGATGCCCCAAAGTGTAAGTCTCAGCGAGAAAGCAATCGTGAGACATGTCGATTTCCTAAAGGAATGTGGATTCTCTGTAGAACAAGTGAGGAAGATGGTTGTCGGGTGTCCGCAGTTGTTGGCCTTAAACATTGACATCATGAAGCTAAGCTTTGATTTCTTCAAGTCTGCAATGGGTAGGCCATTGGATGATTTAGTGGCTTTCCCAGCTTACTTCACTTACGGCCTCGATTCCATTGTTAAGCCAAGACATAAGATGATTGCTCGCAAGGGAGTGAAATGTTCACTTGCTTGGCTCCTCAACTGTTCGGATGAGAAATTTGAAGACCGAATGAACTACGACTCAATTGACTTGGAAGAGATGGAGGAAGATTCATCATTTCACCTCGATAGCTTAATGAAACCCAGGGCTCAAGCCTCGGATTCTGACAGCGATATCAACTATGAGTAA
- the LOC130985943 gene encoding C2 and GRAM domain-containing protein At1g03370, whose product MKLLVRVIEAKNIPALDPNGFSDPYVKLQLGRQRFKSKVVKKSLNPSWCEEFIFKVDDLKEELLISVLDEDKYFNDDFVGQIKVPIIQVLDAKDKSLGTAWYTLQPKTKKAKNKDCGEILLTICFSQNNTLLDVPPMSDPVTLPRKSADMTSDPPSRSSPLRAPPSPMRSEDVVPPKEEKWNASTLAGRIAQIFNKNVDSASVSSVEPSDASEVSEAVDSVVPQHNPEEQNSSVDFDDMMKSIEMRDQGGEVPSSLPGGVVLDQLYAISPRDLNSLLFSPESNFLKSFADLEGSADLEIGSWKHENNGESLKRVVCYTKAPSKLIKALKAIEEHTYLKADAKAFAVLSSVSTPDAPYGKTFKVEVLYCITPGPEQPTGEQSSRLEVSWRVNFLQSTIMKGMIEGGARQGIKDSFQQYNKLLSQNVKPLDLQDVGSEKDQLLASLKVERQSDWKLAVQYFANFTVVSTFLMGLYVLTHIWLAMPSTIQGLEFVGLDLPDSIGELIVCGVLVLQGKRVLEFMSRFMQARVQKGSDHGIKAQGDGWLLTVALVEGSNLAAVDSSGYSDPYVVFTCNGKTRTSSIKFQKSKPHWNEIFEFDAMNEPPSVLEVEVFDFDGPFDDATSLGRAEINFLKSNISDLSDIWIPLQGKLAQACQSKLHLRIFLNNTRGSNVFKDYITKMEKEVGKKIRLRSPQTNSAFQKLFALPPEEFLINDFSCHLKRKMPLQGRLFLSARIIGFHADLFGHKTKFFFLWEDIEDIQVIPPTLSSMGSPIIIITLWPGKGFDARHGARTQDQEGRLKFHFHSFVSYNVAHRTIMALWKARALTPEQKVQIADEESEANTAIEEEALAKNLAATDEEVEAKNQSVDEESESKSLRSEESGSFLGVEDVNMSLVYSSILSLPTSFFMELFRGSEIDRRVMERTGCLNYSHSPWDSEKTDVYQRQLYYKFDKRISRYRGEVTSTQQKSRLSGKQGWLIEEIMTLHGIPLGDYFTLHLRYQVEDLPSRSVGCSVQVYFGIAWLKYSKHQKRITKNIVSNLQERLKVMFSVLEKEYVSGT is encoded by the exons ATGAAGTTATTAGTGCGAGTGATCGAAGCAAAAAACATACCGGCGCTCGACCCAAATGGATTCAGCGATCCGTATGTGAAACTGCAATTGGGGAGGCAGAGGTTTAAGAGTAAAGTTGTGAAGAAGAGCTTGAATCCATCGTGGTGTGAGGAGTTCATATTCAAAGTTGATGACTTGAAAGAAGAGCTTCTTATATCTGTTTTGGATGAAGACAAGTACTTCAATGACGATTTCGTTGGGCAGATCAAAGTGCCCATCATTCAGGTTTTGGATGCGAAAGACAAGTCCCTCGGCACTGCCTGGTACACGCTGCAGCCCAAAACCAAGAAGGCCAAGAACAAGGATTGTG GTGAGATTCTTCTAACAATTTGTTTCTCACAAAATAACACATTACTTGATGTGCCACCTATGAGTGATCCTGTAACATTGCCGAGAAAGTCTGCTGATATGACAAGTGATCCGCCTTCAAGGTCTTCTCCTCTCAGGGCACCACCATCTCCTATGAGATCAGAAGATGTTGTCCCCCCGAAGGAGGAGAAATGGAATGCATCAACATTAGCTGGTCGGATTGCACAAATTTTCAATAAGAATGTGGATTCAGCTTCTGTGAGTTCCGTTGAACCTAGCGATGCATCTGAGGTATCTGAGGCTGTGGATTCAGTGGTTCCACAGCACAATCCCGAAGAGCAAAATTCATCAGTTGATTTTGATGATATGATGAAAAGTATAGAGATGCGAGATCAAGGAGGTGAAGTTCCAAGTAGCTTACCTGGTGGGGTTGTTCTAGACCAGTTATATGCAATATCGCCTCGGGACTTGAACTCGTTACTCTTTTCACCAGAATCGAACTTTTTGAAATCCTTTGCAGACTTAGAGGGATCTGCAGATCTTGAAATAGGGTCTTGGAAACATGAAAATAATGGCGAGAGCCTAAAAAGAGTGGTTTGTTATACTAAAGCACCGAGTAAACTGATTAAAGCTTTGAAAGCCATAGAGGAGCACACGTATTTGAAAGCTGATGCCAAGGCTTTTGCTGTTTTATCCAGTGTGAGCACTCCAGACGCTCCATATGGGAAAACTTTTAAGGTAGAAGTGCTTTACTGCATTACTCCGGGGCCCGAGCAGCCAACAGGAGAGCAGTCTTCTCGACTGGAAGTGTCTTGGCGAGTGAACTTCTTGCAGAGCACAATTATGAAAGGTATGATTGAAGGTGGAGCAAGACAAGGTATAAAGGATAGCTTTCAACAGTATAACAAGTTGCTGTCTCAAAATGTGAAGCCGCTTGATCTTCAAGATGTAGGTTCCGAGAAAGATCAGCTTTTGGCATCTCTTAAGGTTGAGCGTCAATCTGACTGGAAATTGGCTGTTCAGTACTTCGCTAATTTCACAGTTGTTTCGACCTTTTTGATGGGTTTATATGTGCTCACACATATATGGCTGGCTATGCCTAGCACAATTCAGGGTCTTGAATTTGTTGGGTTAGACTTGCCCGACTCTATTGGTGAGCTAATAGTGTGTGGCGTATTGGTTCTGCAAGGGAAACGGGTTTTGGAGTTTATGTCTCGCTTTATGCAAGCCAGGGTGCAAAAAG GCAGTGATCATGGCATCAAAGCACAGGGGGATGGCTGGCTGCTCACTGTCGCCTTAGTTGAAGGGAGCAATTTGGCAGCTGTTGATTCCAGTGGGTACTCTGATCCTTATGTGGTGTTCACTTGCAACGGAAAGACAAGAACAAGCTCGATAAAGTTTCAGAAATCTAAACCTCATTGGAATG aaatttttgaatttgatgcAATGAATGAACCTCCATCTGTTCTGGAAGTGGAAGTTTTTGATTTTGATGGCCCTTTCGATGACGCTACATCACTTGGACGTGCTGAAATAAATTTCCTAAAGTCTAATATTTCGGATCTGTCCGACATCTGGATTCCTTTGCAAGGAAAGCTGGCTCAGGCATGCCAGTCGAAATTACATTTGAGAATCTTCTTGAACAATACTAGGGGTAGCAATGTCTTCAAAGATTATATAACGAAGATGGAGAAGGAAGTGGGCAAGAAG ATAAGATTGCGTTCTCCTCAAACAAATTCAGCTTTCCAGAAGCTTTTTGCATTACCTCCTGAGGAGTTCCTCATCAACGACTTTTCTTGTCATTTGAAACGGAAAATGCCTCTCCAG GGCCGTCTATTTCTGTCAGCAAGAATAATCGGGTTTCATGCAGATCTATTTGGTCACAAGACCAAGTTTTTCTTTCTGTGGGAAGATATAGAAGATATTCAAGTCATACCTCCTACACTGTCGTCAATGGGGAGCCCGATCATAATCATCACACTGTGGCCCGGTAAAGGATTTGATGCACGGCATGGAGCAAGGACACAGGATCAAGAAGGCAGGCTGAAGTTTCATTTTCATTCTTTTGTATCCTACAATGTTGCACACAG AACAATCATGGCTCTGTGGAAGGCAAGGGCCTTGACACCTGAACAGAAGGTGCAGATTGCAGATGAAGAATCTGAAGCTAACACTGCTATTGAAGAGGAGGCCTTAGCCAAAAACCTCGCAGCTACGGACGAGGAAGTTGAGGCTAAAAATCAATCAGTAGACGAAGAATCTGAATCCAAAAGCCTCCGAAGTGAGGAGAGTGGATCTTTCCTAGGAGTTGAGGATGTTAACATGTCTCTGGTTTATTCTTCTATACTCTCTCTTCCG ACGAGCTTCTTTATGGAGTTGTTCAGAGGGAGTGAAATCGACAGAAGGGTGATGGAGAGAACTGGATGCCTCAACTATTCTCACAGCCCTTGGGATTCTGAGAAGACGGACGTGTATCAGAGACAACTTTATTACAAATTTGATAAACGAATATCCCGCTATAGAGGAGAAGTGACTAGCACTCAGCAAAAATCCCGCCTCTCTGGCAAACAAGGGTGGCTCATAGAGGAGATCATGACTCTCCACGGAATTCCACTTGGTGACTATTTCACG CTTCACTTGAGGTACCAGGTTGAAGATTTACCTTCAAGATCCGTAGGCTGCAGTGTTCAAGTATACTTTGGGATCGCGTGGTTGAAATACTCAAAGCATCAGAAACGGATCACCAAAAACATCGTCTCAAATCTGCAGGAACGCCTCAAGGTCATGTTCAGTGTGCTGGAGAAGGAATATGTTTCAGGGACATAG